From the genome of Rhizobacter sp. AJA081-3:
AACCCCTTCGCGCTGAAGGACCCGGCGATCAAGCTGCGCTACGAAGGCCCGCCCAGCGGCCCGGGAGCCGCCTACGCCTGGGAGAGCGAAACCGTCGGCGCCGGCCGCATGGAGATCATCGAGGCCGCGGCGCCCAGCCGCGTGGCGATGCGGCTGGACTTTGAGAAGCCGATGAAGGCCAGCAACCGCGTCGAGTTCCGTCTGCAGCCGATGGGTGCGCAAACCGAAGTGACCTGGGCGATGAGCGGCCCGATGCCCTACCTGTCGAAGCTGATCACGAGCTTCGTCAGCATGGACAGGATGGTCGGTCCCGACTTCGAGGCCGGACTGGCGAACCTGAAGGCGGCGGCAGAGAAGGGCTGAGGCGAACCGACGCGGGGCCGACGCGCAAGAGACTCAGTTGACGACGATGTCGACACGAGTGGTCGAGGTGTAGTCGAAGCCGTTGCGTCGGGTGGTCAGCACCACGGTGATATCCATCTGGTCACCGAACGTCAGCGGAGTGCCACCCGTTCCGTACAGCCGTCCGGTCGCCGGATCGATGTTCATCCAGGCGCGAATCACGGTACCCGAGCCGGGTGTCGGGATCATGCTGTAGGAGTACTGGTCACCGGTCAGCCCATCGCTGACTGGCAGCGGCGATATCGAAAACGCCATGCCGTCGAACACGTTGTAGTTGGCGTCCTGATAATTGAAGTAGGGTCCTGTGACGGACCAGTTCAGCGTGCCAGAAAACGCGAAGACGGTGCTTTGGTCAGGCAGTTGAACCGTCTGCGTCACCGATGGCGTGTACTGGCCGGCCGTCGTCGGCCGACCCGAAAGTGTACCGGTCTGCGCGTCGATGGTGACGCCGGGTGGAGCTCCCAGCAGGCTGTACGTGACAGTTGCACCGGCAACCGGGAAATAGTTCGAGTTGGCCGCGAGCGACACCACGTCTCCCAGTACGGAACTGCAGCAACTGCCGTAGTCGAGAGTCAGTGCCGGCTCCACCGCCGCGATACGGACAGTCGTTGCCGCGGTGATGAAGGTCGTGCCCTGATGCGTGATGCTCAGTTCGACCTGGAAGGTTGAGATGCCGAAGACGGTCGGCGTGCCGCTGAGCCTGCCGGTGGCAGGATCGAAGCTGGTGCCTTGCGGCACCGCACCCGACACGATCCGGTATTGCACGACGTCGCCAGCAGGGGCGACATACAGATCGGCAAAAGGCGAGGTGCTCGCGCGCACGGTTGTCAGGCCATTCAAGACACGGCCCAGCGGCACGGTCTGATCGGCTCCAGCGACGTTGTCGGTGACCGCGGAGAGTGCCGGTGCTGCCACCTGAAGCGTCACGGGTGCGCTGACGGAACCGCTGTAACCGCTGACCGTCAGAACAATCGAGGCGTTGTACGTCCCTACGGCTGAGGGTGATCCGATGAGGGTGCAGCCTGGACCGATGGAGACTCCAGGAGGCAAAGCGCCGGAGGCAACGGCGCAGGTGGGGGTGTTGGCCCCGAGTCCGTTGAGCAGAGGGTTGATGGCCAGAGCCTGAAACAAGGGCACCACCGCGCCGCTGTAGTTGAACTCGACGGCCAATGTCTGCCCGCCCCCTCCGCCTCCGCAGCCGGGGAGCACAAGAAGAGACGCCAGCACGATTCCGGCGAGTGATCTGAGACGGGTCGGCAAGATGCTCTCCTGGGTGGTTGGCGTTACGCCGAACTTCGATCTGATCATTGTGCTTCGACCTCGAGCGCATTGCATACTGCAGATCCCTTTCCTCCAGCCTTTCGGGGCCTCTCGAGCTGTGAACCCTACGATCCGTTCCACCGTGGTCGTCGGCGCCGGTGCCGTCGGCAGCTTCTTCGGCGCGATGCTGGCGCGCGCCGGCCATCGCGTCACGCTGATCGGCCGTGCGCCGCACGTGCAGGCGATCGTTCGCGACGGGTTGCAGTTGCACATGGGCGGGCAGGTGCAGTCCGTGCCGATGGCCGCGACCACCGAACTCGCCGCCGTTCGCGATGCGGATCTGGTGCTGTTCTGCGTGAAGTCCACCGACACCGAAGCGGTGGCGCGCGAGATCGCGCCACTGCTGGCCGACGACGCCTTGGTGCTGAGCCTGCAGAACGGCGTGGACAACGCGGCGAGCATCGCGCGCCAGGTGCGGCAGACGGTGGTGCCCGCCGTCGTCTACGTGGCCACTGCGATGCCGCAGCCGGGCGTGGTCCAGCACTTCGGCCGCGGCGATCTGGTGATCGGCCCGCTGAATGCGCGCGACGCGCACGACGCCGCGCTGCAGGCGCGACTGCAATCGGTGGCGGAGCTGTTCGCCACCGCCCAGGTGCCCGTGCGCATTTCGCCGGACGTGACGGGCGAGCTGTGGAGCAAGCTGATGGTCAACTGCGCCTACAACGCGATCTCGGCGCTGGCTCAGCAGCCCTATGGACGCATGGCGGCGCTGCCGGCCATACGCGAGGTGCAGCACGCGGTGGTGCGCGAGGTGGTGGCGGTGGCGCAGGCCGATGGCCAGTCGCTGACGCTGCCGGCCGCGCTCGAGGCGATGGAGCGCATCGCTGTCGCGATGCCGGCGCAGTTCTCGTCCACCGCGCAGGATCTCGCGCGCGGCAAGCCGACAGAGATCGACCACCTCAACGGCTACGTCGCGCGGCGCGGCGCCGAGCTCGGCATCGCCACGCCAGTCAACCAGACGCTGCATGCGCTGGTCAAGTTGGTCGAGGCCGGGCGCGCCGCGTCGGCGGCATGAGCGACGCCGGCCAGCCGCTGCCCGACGAGTTCGTGCAGGCCCTGCGCGAATTGGGCCTGGCCGATGATGAACCGCTGACCGGCGAACCGCTGACCGGCGGCGTCTCGTCCGACATCTGGCGCATCGACACGGCGCGCGGCCCGGTGTGCGCCAAGCGCGCGCTGGCCAAGCTGCGCGTGGCCGCCGACTGGCGCGCGCCCATCGTGCGCAACCAGTACGAGGCGCGCTGGATGGCGGTGGCGCAGCAGGCGTCGCCCGGCAGCGCGCCGCGCCTGCTCGGCCAGCACCCGGGGCTGGGCGTGCTGGTGATGCAATGGCTGCCGCCGGCCGACCACGCGCTGTGGAAGCAGCAGCTCCGCGAGGGCCATGGCGACCTTGCGACGGCGCAGGCGGTCGGCCGCATGCTTTCGTGCATCCATGCGTTCTCGGCCGCGCGGCCCGAGCTGGCGGCACAGTTCGACACCGACCGCATCTTCTACGACATCCGACTCGAGCCCTACCTCGTGGCCACCGCGGTCAAGCACCCGGACCTCGCGCCGCAGTTGCACGCGCTGGTGGCGCAGACGCAGTCGCATGCGGTGGCGCTGGTGCATGGCGACGTGAGCCCGAAGAACATCCTCGTCGGGCCGCAGGGGCCGGTGCTGCTGGATGCCGAATGCGCCTGGTGGGGCGACCCGGCCTTCGACCTGGCGTTCTGCCTCAACCACCTGTTGCTCAAGTGCCTGTGGACCCCGGCGGCCCGCGAGGCCTTCCTGGCCTGCTTCGACGCGCTGGGCTCTGCATACCTGGCTGGCGTCGACTGGGAGCCGCGCGAGGCCATCGAGCAGCGCGCCGCGCGTTTGCTGCCCGGCCTGCTGCTCGCGCGGGTCGACGGCAAGTCACCTGCGGAATACATCACCACGGACGTGCAGCGCGAGGCCGTGCGGCGCTGCGCCAGGGCGCTGATCCAGGCGCCCGTTTCGCGCCTGGCCGACGTGGGCGCCGCCTGGCGCCGGGAGATCGAACGATGACGACGAACCGCATCCGCGCCGTGCAAGGCCGCCGCGTGTGGGACAGCCGCGGCCGCCCGACGGTGGAGGCCGAGGTGCATCTCGAAGGTGGTGCGATCGGCCGCGCCATCGTGCCTGCAGGCGCCAGCAAGGGCACGCGCGAGGCGCTCGAATTGCGCGATGGCGGCGAGGCCTTCGGCGGCCTTGACGTGCAGCGTGCCGTGGCCCACGTGAACGGCGAGATCGCGCACGCGGTGATGGGCCTGGCCGCCGACGAGCAGGTGGTGCTCGACGAGCGGCTGATAGCGCTCGACGGCACGCCGAACAAGCAGCGCCTGGGCGCCAACGCCACGCTGGCGGTGTCGATGGCGGCGGCGCATGCGGCGGCTGCGGCGCGCGGCCTGCCGCTGTACCGGCACCTGGCCGGCGAGGGCGAGGTGCTGCTGCCGATGCCGCAGGTGCAGATCTTCGGCGGCGGTGCGCACGCGGGCCGGCGCGTCGACATCCAGGACTTCATGGTCGTGTGCCCCGGCGCCAGCAGCTTCACACAGGCGATCGAGTGGACGGCCGAGGTCTACCGCCATGCCGGCGCGCTGATGCGCTCGCGCGGTGCGCTGGCCGGTGTGGCCGACGAGGGCGGCTGGTGGCCGGCCTTCGACAGCAACGAACAGGCCCTCGAGGCGCTGCTCGCCGCCATCGAGGCCGCCGGCTTCGTGCCGGGCGCGCAGGTGGCGATGGCGCTGGACATCGCGGCCAGCGACTTCGGTCGCGGCGGCCGCTACACCCTGGGCCTGGAGCGCCGCGAGCTCGACAGCGACGGCCTCATCGAGATGCTTCTGCGCTGGTGCGAGCGCTTCCCCATCGCCAGCATCGAGGACCCGTTGGCCGAGGACGACCCCGTCGCCTTCGCGCGCTTCACGCGTGCCGTGGGCCAGCGCCTGCAGGTGGTCGGCGACGACTTCCTCGTCTCCGACGCCGCGCTGCTGCGCGAAGCGTCGGCCGCCGGGGCCGCCAATACCGTGCTGCTCAAGCCCAACCAGCGCGGCACGCTCACCGAGACGCTGCGCTGCCGCGAGGCGGCGCGCGAGCGGGGTTACGCCACCGTCGTCTCGGCGCGTTCCGGCGAGACCGAGGACACCAGCATCGTCGACCTCGCCATCGGCTGGCGCGCCGGCCAGCTCAAGGTGGGCTCGTTCGCGCGCAGCGAGCGCCTGGCCAAGTGGAACGAGGTGCTGCGCATCGAGGAGCGGCTGGGCACGCAGGCGCGGTTCGCCGGTGCGGGCGTGTTCGGACGCAATCCGACGGCGCGCTGAGCGGCCGCGTCAGAAGCTCGTCTTCGTCTTGACGAGGAACTGCACCTTCTTGATGTCGGGCGTGGTGTTCAGCGGGAAGGCCAGGTCCATGTGCAACACGTTGCTGAACGCCGAGCGGGCACTGACGATGCGCAGGCCGACGCCGGCGTTGCTCAGCCAGCCGGGGTTGGCGGCGTTGATGTTGTCGCCGCCCCAGGCGCGGCCCAGGTCGAAGAAGGCGGCCCCGCCGATGCGGAACAGCTGCCAGACGTACAGGTCGGTGTAGAAGCGCTCCTCGACGGTGAACAGCGCGCGCCGCGTGCCGCTCTGGTAGCGCAGCGGATAGCCGCGCAGGCCGTTGTCGCCGCCGAGCTGCAGCAGGTCGGGCTGGTCGGGGCGCACCAGCGAGTCGCCCGAGGCGCCGGCGTAGAAGAGCCAGCGCCTGCCTTGTGGCAGGTAGTACTGCGCCTGTGCCCCCAGGCGATGGCGGCGCACGCGACCCTCGGCCACCTGGCCGGAGATGGAGGCCGCCGCGATCAGCGTGTGCTCCGGCAGCGGCTCGAAGCCGCGGCTGATCGATCCCGAGTACAGCCAGGCATTCAGCGTGGAACCCAGCGCGGTGGAGGCGCGGCCGATCTGCATCTTCGACGCCAGGCCGAGCGCGAAGAACTCCGGCCGGCCGATCAGGTTGCGGTTCATGGCGCGGTCGAAGCGGTCCTCGACCAGTTCGTAGCGAGCGAAGGGTGCGACCAGCTTCTCGTCGGCAGGCAGCTGCGCCGGCGCCACCTGGCCGGGCTCGAACGCGTGGCCGTCGTTCTCATAGCTCAGGCCCAGCGAATAGCGCTGCACCCAGCCGTCGACCAGCCCAGCCGACCAGCCGCCGAACACCTCGGCCTTGTTCTCGCGGTGCCGGTAGGCGCTGGCCACGTTGCCGGCGTTGTAGACCGAGTCGATGCGGTCGTCCTTCGAGGCGCTGACACCGGCCGCCCAGCGGGCGTCGAGTTCATAGAAGGGCCGCGTGACCGACAGCGCCGTGCGCTTGCCGTCGCTGTTCGACGCATGTTCGAAGTTCACAGCCGCCAAGGTGCCGAAGGCCCTCGAGTTGGCAAACTGGAATTCGGTGCTGGTTCGGTCGACGTCCTTCGATCGGCCCAGGCTGATCGAGGTGCCCGTGCCGAGCACGTTGTACTCGCGCAGCTTCAGGCCGCCGGTGTTCGTACCGCCCGAGCGCCCGGCGCTGAAGCCGGGGTCGAGCGACCAGGTGTCACGCGTGACGACCTCGATGTCGACCACGCCGTCGTGCACCGCCAGCGGCAGGAAATGCACGTCGTACAAGTAGCGGTTGCTGCGCAGCAGGCGCTCGGTTTCCTCGATCAGCCGCACCGACACAGGCTCGCCGGTCTTGAACAGCAACTGGCGCTCGATCACGCTGGGGCGCGTCAGGATGTGCAGCTTGTTGGCCGTGCGGAACAGCCAGTTGTCTTCCTTCGGATCGCTGGTGTCGAAGATGTCGCGCACGGCGATGCGGATCTCGCCAATGCGCGCCCCGGCGGCCTCCAGTTCGGCGAACGAGGGCAGCGGCGCCGTCGGCTCGCCCGCCATCGCGGGAAAAGCCGCGCCGAACGCTGCCGCCGCAGCCAGGATCAGCGAACGAAGACGAGACACGGGGCGATGCCTCAAACCGGGCCTCGGGGGTGCAGCAACATGGGCGGACTGTCTCAGGCGATGCTTGACGGAGCCTTAACGACCCATCATCTCCGAGCAGACCCTGGGGCGCCAGCCTTGCCCGGGCACATCCCGGGGGCATCGCGGCGCCGCATGAGCTGGATCAAGGGGCCGCTGCGCCAGCTCGGCAGTAGACTGGATGCGAGAATCCAGTAAACTGGAAGCATGGACGTCAATGCCCGCATCAGCCGCCGCGTGAAGGAACTGCGAGAAGCCCGTGGCTGGTCGCTCGAGGCGCTGGCCGAACGAAGCGGCGTGAGTCGCTCCAACATCTCGCTGATCGAGCGCGGCCAGAGCAGCCCCACCGCCACCGTGCTCGACAAGCTCAGCGCCGGGCTGGGCGTCACCCTCGCGTCGCTGTTCGAAGGCGCCGCGGCGCGCTCGGCCGATCCCTCGCCGGTGGCGCGCGTGGCCGATCAGCCGCTGTGGTCGGATCCCGCCTCCGGCTACCGGCGCCGCAATGTCTCGCCGCCGCTGCGTTCGCCGCTGCAGCTCGTCGACGTGGTCTTCCCGGCCGGGCAGCGCGTGGCCTACGAGACCGGCGCGCGCGAGACCGAGGTGCACCAGCAGGTCTGGATGATCGACGGCGTGATGGAGCTCACGGTGGGCGATGCGCAGTGGCGTCTGGGCGCCGGCGACTGCCTGGCGATGCGGCTGGACCGGCCGATCGTCTACCGCAACCCGACGCAGCGTGACGCGCGTTACCTCGTGGCGCTCGTCACGCTGCCTTTCGTTCCCGACAGGAGGCCCGCATGAAGGTTGGACTGACCGACGGCTACCGCGTGCGACGCGTCGGCGCCGACGAGGCGTTCCGAGGCATCGAGCCGCTCGCCGAGGTGCTGCTCGACTGCGTCGAGGGCGGCGCCTCTGTGAGCTTCATGTGGCCCTTGCCGCGCGAGCGCGCGCAGGGCTTCTGGCGCGGCGTGGCCGAGGGCGTGGCGCGCGGCGAACGCGCGCTGCTGGTGGCCGAAGATCAGGGCGGTGAGATCGTCGGCACGGCGCAGCTGATCCTCTCGCAGCCGGACAACCAGCCGCACCGCGCCGACGTGGCCAAGATGCTGGTGCACCGCCGCGCCCGGCGCCGCGGACTCGCGCAGCGCCTTCTGTCGGCACTGGAAGACGAAGCCCGCCGCGAAGGCAAGACCGTGCTGGTGCTCGACACCGTGACCGGAGGCGACGCCGAGCGCCTGTATGCGCGTGGCGGCTGGCAGCGTGTGGGCGTGATCCCGAACTACGCGCTGATGCCCGATGGCCGGCCCTGCGCGACGACCTACTTCCACAAGCCGCTGGCGATCCAGGCCAGCTAGGCCTTCGCCTGAACGCCGCGCAGATAGGCGTCGATCGCCTGCTCGCCGACGCGGGCGAGGTCGAAGGCCGTCGGGTCGAGCATCCAGTTGCTGATCAGCCCGTCGATCAGCGACTGCATGCCCAGCGCCGCCACGCGCGGCGAGACCGAGCCCGTCCACGCATGCCGCCGCGCCGCGCTGCGAAAGCCGCGCTCGACGTTGTCGACGCGGCCGCGCAGCCCGTTCAGGCGCCGCTCGCGCACACCGCGCAGCGCATTGCCGTGCTCCACCTTGAACAGCGCGATCTCGAACACGCGGCGCGCCTGCGGGTCCTTCACGGTGGCGCGCAGCGCGGCCAGGAAGCTGCCGCGGATCTGTGCCACCGGGTCGTCGAGCGCGCGCTCGCCGCTGCGAAGAATCTCGCTTTCCAGCGGCAAGGTGACGCGGTTCATCATCGCGTTGAACAGGTCGGCCTTGTTGCGGAAGTGCCAGTACACCGCGCCGCGCGTCACGCCGGCGGCACGGGCCACCTGCTCCAGCGAGGTGCGCGACACCCCGCGGCGATGGAACTCGCGTTCCGCCATGTCGAGGATGCGTTCGCGCGTGCGCTGCGCATCGGCCTTGGTGCTGCGAGCCATCGGGATTTCAACGGGTCGGCGACATACATTCACTCACGTATGTATAGTAGCTGCACCGCGTGCGGCGCCGGGAGGCGCCGACCGAAACAAGGGGAAAACATGTCAGCGTGGCGGCGGTTCGGTGTCGAAATCCTGGTGATCGCTCTCGCGCTGCCCCTGGCCGCCTGCGGCCCGAAGCCGGCAGCGACGCCGCCAGCCGCGCCGCCGCCGGCTGAGGTGGGCGTGGTCAAGGCCGAGCCGGCCAGCGTCGGCCTGGTGACCGAACTGCCGGGCCGCACCGAGGCTTCGCGCATTGCACAGGTGCGCGCGCGGGTCGCCGGCATCGTGCAGCGCCAGCTGTTCCGCGAAGGCAGCGACGTGAAGGCCGGCCAGCCGCTGTTCCGCCTCGACGATGCGCCCTACCGTGCCACGCTGGCCAGCGCACAGGCGGCGCTGGCGCGCGCCGAGGCCAACGTGATGCAGACGCGCGCGCAGGCCGAGCGCTACAAGCCGCTGGCCGAAGCCAACGCGATCAGCCAGCAGGAGTTCATCGTGGCGCAGGCCGCCTTCAAGCAGGCCGAGGCCGACGTGGCTTCGGCCAAGGCGGCGATGCAGACGGCGCAGATCAACGTCGGCTACGCCGCCGTCGCCTCGCCGATCTCCGGGCGCATCGGCCGCGCGCTGGTCACCGAGGGCGCGCTGGTCGGCCAGGGAGAGGCGACGCAACTCGCCGTGGTGCAGCAGATCGACCCGCTGTATGTCAACTTCACGCAGCCCGCGGGCGAGGTGATGCGCCTGCGCGCGGCGATCGCCAGCGGTGCCTACACGAGCGCCGGCAGCGCCGGCTCGGTGGCGGTGACGGTGCTGCTGGAAGACGGCAGCGTCTACCCGCTGCGCGGCAAGCTGCTGTTCAGCGACCTGTCGGTCGACCCCAGCTCCAACCAGATCACTCTGCGTGCCGAGGTGCCCAACCCGAAGGGCGCGCTGCTGCCGGGGCTGTACGTGCGTGTGCGCCTGGAGCAGGCGCAGGTGCCCTCGGGCATCCTGCTGCCGCAGCAGGCGGTGCAGCGCGGCAGTGCCGGCGACACGGTGATGGTGGTTGGCGCCGACGGCAAGGTCGCCGCGCGGCCGGTGAAGGTCAGCCTCGGGCAGGGCAGGCAGTGGGTCGTGCTCGACGGCCTGGCCGCAGGCGAGCAGGTGGTGGTCGAGGGCTTCCAGAAGATCCGCCCGAACGCCGTCGTCAAGCCGGTGCCGTGGCTGGCCCCCCCCAGCGGCGCCGCGGCCCCGGCCGCAACGGCGACACCGGCGGCGAGCGCCGCCGCCTCAACGCCGGCCGCGCGCTGAGGAGCAGCGGCGCATGGCACAGTTCTTCATCGACCGGCCCATCTTCGCGTGGGTGATCGCGCTGTTCATCCTCGTCGTGGGTGGCGTCTCGATCACGCAGCTGCCGGTGTCGCAGTACCCGCCGGTGGCGCCGCCGTCCATCGTCGTCAACGTCGGCTACCCCGGCGCCTCGGCGCAGACGCTGGAAGACAGCGTGATCGCCGTCATCGAGCGCGAGATGAACGGATCGCCCGGCCTGGCCTACTTCGAGTCGGTCACGCAGGCCGACGGCACCGGCAGCATCACGCTGAGTTTCGAGCCGGGCACCAACCCCGATCTCGCCCAGGTCGACGTGCAGAACCGCCTCTCCCGCGCCACGCCGCGCCTGCCGCAGGCGGTGGTGCAGCAGGGCGTGCGGGTGGACAAGGCGAATCCCAACTTCCTTCTGTTCGTCATCCTGTCCAGCGACAAGGGCGTGCTCGATCCGGTGGCGCTGGGCGATTTCGCCTCGCGCAACGTGGTGCCCGAGATGCAGCGCGTGCCCGGCGTCGGCCAGGCTCAGCTGTTCGGCACCGAGCGCGCCATGCGCGTGTGGATCGACCCGGCCAAGCTGGTGGGCTACCGGCTCTCCGCTGCCGACGTCAACGCGGCCATCGCGGCGCAGAACGCGCAGGTCTCCTCCGGCACCATCGGCGACCTGCCGAACACGCGCGACCAGGGCATCTTCGCCACCGTGGTGGTGAAGGGCCAGCGCGAGACGGCGGCGCAGTTCGGCGAGATCGTGCTGCGCGCCAACGTCGACGGCTCCACCGTGCGCCTGAAGGACGTCGCCCGCATTGAACTCGGCGCGCAGGCCTACAGCGTGCGCACGCGGCTGAACGGCGAACCTTCCACCGGCATCGGCATCCAGCTCTCGCCCACCGCCAACGCGCTGCAGACCGCCAAGCTGGTGAAGAAGCGCCTCGAGGAGCTGCGCCCCTACTTCCCGCCCGGCGTGAAGGCGACGATCCCCTACGACAGCTCGACCTTCATCAGCCTGTCGATCAGCCAGGTGGTCGAGACGCTCATCGAGGCGGTGATCCTGGTGTTCCTGGTGATGTACCTGTTCCTGCAGAACATCCGCTACACGATCATTCCCACGCTGGTGGTGCCGATCGCGCTGCTCGGCAGCTTCGCCTCGCTGCTCGCGCTGGGCTTCTCGATCAACGTGCTGACCATGTTCGGCATGGTGCTGGTGATCGGCATCGTCGTCGACGACGCCATCGTGGTGGTCGAGAACGTCGAGCGCATCATGAGCACCGAGGGCCTGCCGCCGCTGGAAGCGACGCGCAAGGCGATGGGGCAGATCTCCGGCGCGATCGTCGGTGTCACCGTGGTGCTGATCTCGGTGTTCGTGCCGCTGGCCTTCTTCAGCGGCGCGGTGGGCAACATCTACCGCCAGTTCGCTGCGGTGATGGTGACGGCGGTGGCCTTCTCGGCCTTCCTCGCGCTCTCGCTGACGCCGGCGCTGTGCGCCACGATCCTCAAGCCGGTGGAGGCGGGCCACCACCACGCCAAGCGCGGCTTCTTCGGCTGGTTCAACCGCGGCTTCTCGCGCACCGCCAAGGCCTACGAGGGCCTGGTCGCGCGCATCCTGCGCCGCGCCGCGCGCTACCTGGTGATCTATGCGGCGATCGTCGCCGCCGTCGTGGTGCTGTTCGGCCGCCTGCCGACCTCGTTCATCCCCAACGAGGACCAGGGCAACATCCTCGTCAACGTGCAGTTGCCGCCGGGCGCCACGCAGAACCGCACGCTGGCGGTGATGCAGCAGGTCGAGACCTACATGTCCGCCCAGCCCGAGGTGGCCAACATGGTCAGCGTGCTCGGCTTCAGCTTCTCGGGCAGCGGGCAGAACGCCGCGCTGGCCTTCGTCACGCTGAAGGACTGGGGCGAGCGCGAAGGCCCCGGCCAGTCGGCCCAGGCGCTGGTGGGGCGGGCCTTTGGCGCGCTCGGCAGGATCCGCGACGCGATCATCTTCCCGGTCAGCCCGCCGGCGATCCGTGATCTCGGCCGCGCCAACGGCTTCGCAATGCGCCTGCAGGACCGCGCCAGCGCCGGCCACGACGCGCTGCTGGCGGCGCGCAACCAGCTGCTCGGCATGGCCTCGAAAAGCCCGCTACTGGTGGCCGTGCGCCCCGATGGCCTGGAAGACGCCTCGCAACTGCAGCTCGACATCGATCGCGACAAGGCCAGTGCGCTGGGCGTGGGCTTCGCCGCCATCAACAGCGCGCTGTCGACGGCGCTGGGCTCGGCCTACGTCAACGACTTCCCGAACGCCGGCCGGCTGCAGCGCGTGGTGGTGCAGGCCGATGCGCCCACGCGCATGCAGCCCGAAGACCTGCTGCGCATCAACGTGCTGAATGGCGCCGGTGCGCCGGTGCCGCTGTCGGCTTTCGCCAGCACGCGCTGGATCACCGGGCCGATGCAGACGGTGCGCTACAACGGCTACCCGACCATGCGCATCGCCGGCGAGCCGGCGCCAGGCGTGTCCAGCGGCGCGGCGATCGCCGAGATGGAGCGCCTGGCCGCGCAGCTGCCGGCAGGTTTCGCCTACGAATGGACCGGCCTGTCGCGCGAGGAGAAACTCTCCGGCTCGACGGCGCTGATCCTGTTCGGCTTCTCGCTGCTGTCGGTGTTCCTGTGCCTGGCGGCGTTGTACGAGAGCTGGTCGATCCCGCTGTCGGTGATCCTGGTGGTGCCGCTGGGAATTCTCGGCGTGATCCTGGGCGCCAACATCCGCGGCCTGGAGAACGATGTGTTCTTCAAGGTCGGCCTGATCACCATCATCGGCCTGTCGGCGAAGAACGCCGTGCTGATCATCGAGTTCGCCAAGGACCTGGCGGCGCAGGGCAAGAGCCTGGTCGATGCCGTGCTGGAGGCGGCGCACCTGCGCTTCCGGCCGATCATCATGACCTCGATGGCCTTCATCCTCGGCGTGCTGCCGCTGGTGCTGGCCAGCGGCGCCGGCTCGGCCAGCCAGCACAGCATCGGCACCGGCGTGATGGGCGGCATGATCACCGCCACGACGCTGGCGGTGTTCTTCGTGCCGGTGTTCTTCGTCGTCGTGCGCCGCATCTTCAAGGGCAGCGAGCGGCAGCGCCGATTCGACGCCGCGCATGGCCACGCGATCGGCGCCGACGCGCCGGCCGCCGGCAAGGAGGACGCATGAACCCGCGCCAGATCCTCGCTGCGATCGCGTCCGCCGCCATGCTCGCCGGCTGTGCCAACCTGGCGCCGAGCTACGAGCGCCCGGCCGCCCCCGTGGCGGCGCAGTTCCCGGCCGCCGCCGCCTCGGCACCCATTGCCACGCCGGCCGCCGAACTCGACTGGCAGGCCTTCTTCGGCGACGAGCGCCTGAAGCGCCTGATCGCGCTGTCGCTGCAGAACAACCGCGACCTGCGCATCGCCGCGCTGAACATCGAGGCCACGCGCGCGCAGGCCCAGGTGCGCGACGCTGACCGCTGGCCCACCCTCAACGCCGGCCTGACCGGCTCGCGCCAGCCCACCGCCAGCGGCGGCATCAACTCGCTGTACACCGCCGGCCTGCAAGTCACCGCGTATGAGATCGACCTGTTCGGCCGCCTGCGCAACCTGAGCGACGCCGCGGCGGCCCAGGTGCTGGCCAGCGAGGAAGCCCGCAAGGCGGTACAGATCAGCCTGGTGTCGGC
Proteins encoded in this window:
- a CDS encoding efflux RND transporter permease subunit, with protein sequence MAQFFIDRPIFAWVIALFILVVGGVSITQLPVSQYPPVAPPSIVVNVGYPGASAQTLEDSVIAVIEREMNGSPGLAYFESVTQADGTGSITLSFEPGTNPDLAQVDVQNRLSRATPRLPQAVVQQGVRVDKANPNFLLFVILSSDKGVLDPVALGDFASRNVVPEMQRVPGVGQAQLFGTERAMRVWIDPAKLVGYRLSAADVNAAIAAQNAQVSSGTIGDLPNTRDQGIFATVVVKGQRETAAQFGEIVLRANVDGSTVRLKDVARIELGAQAYSVRTRLNGEPSTGIGIQLSPTANALQTAKLVKKRLEELRPYFPPGVKATIPYDSSTFISLSISQVVETLIEAVILVFLVMYLFLQNIRYTIIPTLVVPIALLGSFASLLALGFSINVLTMFGMVLVIGIVVDDAIVVVENVERIMSTEGLPPLEATRKAMGQISGAIVGVTVVLISVFVPLAFFSGAVGNIYRQFAAVMVTAVAFSAFLALSLTPALCATILKPVEAGHHHAKRGFFGWFNRGFSRTAKAYEGLVARILRRAARYLVIYAAIVAAVVVLFGRLPTSFIPNEDQGNILVNVQLPPGATQNRTLAVMQQVETYMSAQPEVANMVSVLGFSFSGSGQNAALAFVTLKDWGEREGPGQSAQALVGRAFGALGRIRDAIIFPVSPPAIRDLGRANGFAMRLQDRASAGHDALLAARNQLLGMASKSPLLVAVRPDGLEDASQLQLDIDRDKASALGVGFAAINSALSTALGSAYVNDFPNAGRLQRVVVQADAPTRMQPEDLLRINVLNGAGAPVPLSAFASTRWITGPMQTVRYNGYPTMRIAGEPAPGVSSGAAIAEMERLAAQLPAGFAYEWTGLSREEKLSGSTALILFGFSLLSVFLCLAALYESWSIPLSVILVVPLGILGVILGANIRGLENDVFFKVGLITIIGLSAKNAVLIIEFAKDLAAQGKSLVDAVLEAAHLRFRPIIMTSMAFILGVLPLVLASGAGSASQHSIGTGVMGGMITATTLAVFFVPVFFVVVRRIFKGSERQRRFDAAHGHAIGADAPAAGKEDA